A genomic region of Chryseobacterium sp. KACC 21268 contains the following coding sequences:
- a CDS encoding T9SS type A sorting domain-containing protein, with protein sequence MRKLFLFFYSIVSIYLSAQDGSVDLNFNTGLGPDGYNIMAMGLQTDGKIIVAGDFTSYDGIARKGIARLMSDGSIDQTFNPGSGIVGRVLDIIIQQDGKIIISGDFTQFNNIQKNYIARLNVDGSLDTTFNITGSGASNVIYSIAQQTDGKILIAGDFGLYNGIARGRVARLNKDGSLDQTFDSGIGSNNFLNSVVLQSDGKVLIGGYTSTYNNIARRTIARLNIDGSLDTSFNPIGSGGNLPIYSMTVQLNGKIIICGGFTSFNNVETGGIARLNNDGTLDTTFIKNNSASANSAIVLPNGKILTNGNFYSTSKFHRLKTDGSADKLFDTVGEVRRMILQPDGKILVCGYFSSFDGVNKKQIVRINGENILSVSDNEKENLQIYPNPVNDFLNIKTYLPIFGYEIYSLDGRKLTTGNKVNDSKIDVSTLQKGNYLLKVKTKSGEQTTKFIKE encoded by the coding sequence ATGAGAAAACTATTTCTCTTTTTTTACAGCATAGTCAGCATTTATTTATCGGCACAGGATGGGAGTGTAGATCTTAACTTTAATACTGGTCTTGGACCTGATGGTTATAATATTATGGCAATGGGTTTGCAGACAGATGGTAAGATTATCGTAGCAGGCGATTTCACATCTTATGATGGTATTGCAAGAAAAGGTATTGCAAGATTAATGTCGGACGGAAGTATTGATCAAACTTTTAATCCAGGTTCGGGTATTGTAGGAAGGGTTCTAGATATAATTATTCAGCAAGACGGAAAAATCATTATTAGCGGAGATTTCACACAATTCAATAATATTCAAAAAAATTATATTGCGAGACTGAATGTAGATGGAAGTTTAGATACTACTTTTAATATTACAGGTTCCGGGGCTTCTAATGTTATTTATTCTATTGCTCAGCAGACTGACGGAAAGATTCTCATCGCTGGGGATTTTGGATTATATAACGGAATTGCCAGAGGAAGAGTGGCACGTTTAAATAAAGATGGATCGCTAGATCAAACCTTTGACTCAGGAATTGGATCAAATAATTTTCTTAATTCCGTAGTTTTACAATCTGATGGTAAAGTTCTGATTGGCGGTTATACAAGTACTTACAACAATATTGCCAGAAGAACTATTGCCAGATTGAACATCGATGGCAGTCTGGATACAAGCTTTAACCCTATTGGTTCGGGTGGCAATCTTCCAATTTATTCTATGACAGTACAGCTAAACGGAAAAATAATAATTTGCGGAGGATTTACTTCGTTTAATAATGTTGAAACCGGAGGTATTGCACGTCTTAATAACGATGGAACTTTGGATACTACATTTATAAAAAATAATTCAGCCAGCGCCAATTCTGCTATTGTTTTGCCAAACGGAAAAATTTTAACTAACGGAAATTTTTATTCGACCAGCAAATTTCATCGTCTTAAGACAGATGGAAGTGCGGATAAACTATTTGATACCGTAGGAGAGGTTAGAAGAATGATTTTGCAACCTGACGGTAAAATATTAGTCTGTGGATATTTCAGTTCATTCGATGGTGTCAATAAAAAACAAATTGTAAGAATAAATGGAGAAAATATACTTTCAGTTTCTGATAATGAAAAAGAAAATCTTCAAATTTATCCGAATCCTGTAAATGATTTTCTAAACATTAAAACTTATCTTCCAATTTTCGGATACGAAATTTATTCTTTAGACGGAAGAAAATTAACAACAGGAAATAAAGTGAATGACTCCAAAATAGATGTTTCTACTTTACAGAAAGGAAATTATCTTTTGAAAGTTAAAACAAAATCAGGAGAACAAACAACTAAATTTATTAAAGAATAA
- a CDS encoding MoxR family ATPase, with protein MSELNQAEDIRQLTEKVKEQNYFFSILKQEINRAIIGQEYMIDRLLIGLLGNGHVLLEGVPGLAKTLAIKTLSEAVDGQFSRIQFTPDLLPADVVGTMIYSVKDNDFSIKKGPVFANFVLADEINRAPAKVQSALLEVMQEKQVTIGDETMPLPKPFLVLATQNPIDQEGTYLLPEAQTDRFMLKCKIDYPEFEDERKVMRMISTQDIPQIRKVVDLNQIVEAKKLINQIYLDEKIEKYILDMVFATRFPERYGLSEIKNYISFGASPRASINLAIASRAYAFIKGRAFVIPEDVKEIAKDVLRHRIGLSFEAEAEEVTQDDIVNKILAKIQAP; from the coding sequence ATGTCAGAATTGAATCAAGCAGAAGATATCAGACAACTTACCGAAAAAGTTAAAGAACAAAATTACTTTTTCTCCATCTTAAAACAAGAAATCAACCGCGCCATCATTGGGCAGGAATATATGATAGACCGTTTGCTCATAGGACTTCTTGGCAACGGACACGTTCTCTTGGAAGGTGTTCCGGGATTAGCAAAAACCCTGGCCATCAAAACCTTGTCAGAAGCTGTTGACGGACAATTTTCCAGAATCCAGTTCACGCCGGATTTGTTGCCCGCAGATGTTGTAGGAACGATGATTTACAGCGTGAAAGACAATGATTTCAGTATCAAAAAAGGACCTGTTTTTGCGAATTTTGTTTTGGCAGATGAGATTAACCGCGCGCCGGCGAAAGTTCAGTCCGCACTTCTCGAGGTGATGCAGGAAAAACAAGTGACGATTGGCGATGAAACAATGCCTTTACCAAAACCTTTCCTCGTATTAGCCACTCAAAATCCGATTGACCAGGAAGGAACTTATCTTTTGCCAGAAGCGCAAACCGACCGTTTTATGCTCAAATGCAAAATCGATTATCCCGAATTTGAGGATGAGAGAAAGGTGATGCGAATGATTTCGACGCAGGATATTCCGCAAATCAGAAAAGTGGTGGATTTGAATCAAATTGTTGAAGCCAAGAAACTCATCAATCAAATTTACCTCGACGAAAAAATAGAAAAATATATTCTGGATATGGTTTTCGCAACCCGTTTTCCAGAGCGATATGGCTTGTCCGAAATCAAAAATTACATCAGTTTTGGTGCGTCGCCGAGAGCAAGCATCAACTTGGCCATTGCTTCCAGAGCGTATGCATTCATCAAAGGAAGAGCATTCGTCATCCCGGAAGATGTTAAAGAGATTGCGAAAGATGTTTTGAGACACAGAATTGGATTAAGTTTCGAAGCTGAGGCAGAGGAAGTGACTCAAGATGATATTGTGAATAAAATTCTGGCGAAAATTCAAGCGCCGTAA
- a CDS encoding VWA domain-containing protein, translating into MNFEFYSPWFLLLFLLFIPLLILDAGKKKSRGIAVPSVQNMRPSGNISLVMWFLKISKYFILSALIIALARPRTYTVSQDRDESKGIDIILSVDVSLSMLAKDLDPDRLEALKKIAVDFVNKRENDRIGLVAYSGEAYTKVPLTTDHQVVVDELNHLNPYDLQQGTAIGEGLSVAVNHLKKSKAKSKIIILMTDGVNTIINAMPPQIAAELAKNNGIKVYTVGIGSNGFAAFPTGTNIFGDIVFTEQKTEIDENTLMDISQLTGGKYFRATDNTSLQTVYNEINQLERSDVKTSKLYNYEEYFRIFLWVALGFLVLDALFRWVVFKILN; encoded by the coding sequence GTGAATTTCGAATTTTACAGTCCTTGGTTTTTATTACTTTTTCTTTTGTTCATTCCATTGTTGATATTGGATGCGGGCAAGAAGAAGAGTCGTGGGATTGCGGTGCCTTCGGTTCAGAATATGCGACCGAGCGGAAATATCTCCTTGGTGATGTGGTTTTTGAAGATCTCAAAATATTTCATTCTGTCAGCTTTGATCATCGCTTTGGCAAGACCAAGAACTTACACGGTTTCCCAAGACAGAGACGAGTCAAAGGGAATTGACATCATCCTTTCTGTGGATGTTTCGCTGAGTATGTTGGCAAAAGATCTGGATCCCGATCGATTGGAAGCGTTGAAAAAGATTGCCGTCGATTTCGTTAATAAAAGAGAAAATGACAGAATTGGTTTGGTAGCTTACTCGGGAGAAGCTTATACAAAAGTTCCGTTGACCACAGACCATCAGGTGGTTGTAGATGAGCTGAATCACTTAAATCCTTACGACCTGCAACAGGGAACTGCCATTGGCGAAGGTTTGTCTGTTGCGGTGAATCACCTTAAGAAGAGCAAAGCAAAAAGCAAGATCATCATTTTGATGACCGATGGGGTCAATACAATCATCAATGCAATGCCACCTCAAATAGCCGCAGAATTAGCTAAGAACAACGGGATTAAAGTCTATACGGTTGGAATTGGAAGCAATGGATTTGCGGCTTTCCCCACTGGAACCAATATTTTCGGAGACATTGTTTTCACAGAACAAAAAACGGAAATAGATGAAAATACCTTAATGGATATTTCACAATTGACAGGCGGAAAGTACTTTCGGGCAACGGATAACACAAGTCTTCAAACCGTTTATAATGAGATCAACCAATTGGAAAGATCAGATGTGAAAACTTCAAAACTTTATAATTACGAAGAGTATTTTAGGATTTTTCTTTGGGTTGCTTTAGGTTTTTTGGTGTTGGATGCATTGTTTCGTTGGGTGGTGTTTAAAATTTTGAATTAA
- the rlmB gene encoding 23S rRNA (guanosine(2251)-2'-O)-methyltransferase RlmB, with amino-acid sequence MNPEKKDDFIFGLRPVMEALEAGKTVDKIFLQNALTGEIYFELKQLLAKHNLRPNYVPVEKLNRFTRKNHQGVVAFISDVPFHKIEDVLPQLFEEGKTPFILILDRLTDVRNFGAICRTAECVGVDAILIPEKGGAPINSDAIKTSAGAIYNIKICKEKNLAHSVDFLQQSGIKVFSATEKAQKLIYDVDFTEPCAIVMGNEETGISKEVLHHSDEKIKLPIEGKTQSLNVSVACGAILYEAVRQKIVVAG; translated from the coding sequence ATGAATCCAGAGAAAAAAGACGATTTCATATTCGGTTTAAGACCAGTGATGGAAGCCTTAGAAGCCGGAAAAACCGTAGATAAAATATTTTTACAAAACGCTTTGACGGGCGAAATTTACTTCGAACTGAAGCAACTTTTGGCCAAGCATAATCTCCGCCCAAACTACGTTCCCGTAGAAAAACTCAACCGTTTTACCCGAAAAAATCACCAAGGTGTGGTTGCATTCATTTCAGACGTTCCGTTCCACAAAATCGAGGATGTGTTGCCTCAGCTTTTTGAAGAAGGAAAGACGCCATTTATCTTGATTTTAGATAGATTGACCGACGTTCGAAACTTCGGAGCCATTTGTAGAACAGCTGAATGTGTGGGCGTTGACGCAATTCTGATTCCCGAAAAAGGTGGTGCACCGATTAATTCTGACGCCATCAAAACTTCGGCTGGAGCGATTTATAACATCAAAATCTGTAAAGAAAAAAACCTTGCCCACTCGGTGGATTTCCTTCAGCAAAGTGGCATCAAGGTATTCTCTGCAACGGAAAAGGCGCAGAAATTGATATACGACGTGGACTTCACAGAACCGTGCGCAATCGTGATGGGAAATGAGGAAACGGGAATCTCCAAAGAAGTGCTTCACCACTCCGATGAAAAAATAAAATTACCAATCGAAGGTAAAACCCAATCTCTGAACGTCTCTGTAGCGTGTGGTGCGATTCTTTATGAAGCCGTGAGACAGAAAATAGTTGTTGCTGGTTGA
- a CDS encoding DUF6263 family protein produces MKKITALALIAITLVACKKETKTVTRVDPKTGKTETVTVEVSEEEASKPKAIADSSGVFKQKFILEKGVTYPLVSYQREIQSLNTPDGKTMSATTETTDEMSVTVNDFKDNIYDLTLNMVGKRMSNTSNGKTVSIDTKQAAPKEEALKMDYLVSKGLAGNKLNVKMDAYGNIKSVTGFDAVYNNLKKAIAGTVKDTKQQTAFIESFKTGFNEAMMKEQLGKNLKLLPAKGAKIGDKWTDSEDIVPGKVKQTLTFTLTKVEDGKAEISVTGVIPSKSDKQSQNGMTHTMSVGGTESGKIIIDENTGWLLNQNLSIKTNQKESVSDGKQTQSMSKNSTTSIIINPSYK; encoded by the coding sequence ATGAAAAAAATAACAGCGCTTGCGCTAATTGCTATAACATTGGTCGCTTGTAAAAAGGAAACAAAAACCGTTACAAGAGTTGACCCAAAAACCGGAAAAACCGAAACCGTAACCGTGGAAGTTTCCGAAGAAGAAGCTTCAAAACCAAAAGCAATAGCTGACAGCAGTGGCGTTTTCAAACAAAAATTCATTCTGGAAAAAGGCGTGACTTACCCGTTGGTTTCTTATCAAAGAGAAATCCAATCGCTGAACACACCAGATGGAAAAACAATGTCTGCCACTACTGAAACAACGGACGAAATGTCTGTAACAGTCAACGATTTTAAAGATAACATCTACGATTTGACCCTGAATATGGTTGGCAAAAGAATGTCCAATACTTCAAATGGAAAAACGGTTTCCATCGATACGAAACAAGCCGCTCCAAAGGAAGAAGCGCTTAAAATGGACTATCTTGTAAGCAAAGGTCTAGCAGGAAATAAACTGAATGTGAAGATGGATGCTTACGGAAATATCAAATCTGTAACTGGATTCGATGCCGTTTACAACAATCTTAAAAAAGCAATCGCAGGAACTGTGAAGGACACAAAACAGCAAACTGCTTTTATCGAAAGTTTCAAAACCGGCTTCAACGAGGCAATGATGAAAGAACAATTGGGTAAAAATCTAAAACTTCTTCCTGCAAAAGGCGCAAAAATCGGCGACAAATGGACTGATTCTGAAGATATCGTTCCAGGCAAGGTAAAACAAACCTTGACTTTCACCTTGACCAAAGTTGAAGATGGAAAAGCGGAAATCAGCGTAACCGGCGTGATTCCTTCAAAATCTGATAAACAATCCCAAAACGGAATGACGCACACAATGAGCGTTGGCGGAACAGAGAGCGGAAAAATCATCATCGATGAAAACACAGGCTGGCTTCTAAACCAAAACCTGAGCATCAAAACCAATCAGAAGGAAAGTGTTTCTGATGGAAAACAGACACAGAGTATGAGCAAAAACTCGACGACGTCTATCATCATCAATCCTTCTTATAAATAA
- a CDS encoding VWA domain-containing protein, with amino-acid sequence MNWSLGNYYYLLLLLLLPVIGYFIIHYIRWKSKRRNVFAEDRFQDRLFEKTSWFAKIFPVLYLVAFLFLIFSIIDLLGGKEEISVTQNVSNTVFVLDVSNSMNAQDIQPSRLDEAKNIIINSLQKMSNDRVGIIVFAGDAYSVMPLSSDYSAAETYLSGIETSVVQNQGTDFLKAMEVAAQKFKNISKGSKNVVLISDGEDNEGHEEEAINLAKKQGIKVTTIGVGTEDGAPIPEYYYGQLMGYKSDMYGETVVSKLQTKALNNIASSTGGAYFNGNNLEEAINHLTTELQKNTGSSSTTISSQSSVHYYQYFLAVSVLSFFLIYLFNPKKDFNL; translated from the coding sequence ATGAATTGGTCTTTAGGAAATTATTATTATCTGTTATTGCTTCTGCTGTTGCCTGTCATCGGTTATTTTATCATTCATTATATCCGATGGAAAAGCAAGCGAAGAAATGTTTTCGCAGAAGACAGATTTCAGGACAGACTTTTTGAGAAGACTTCTTGGTTCGCAAAAATTTTCCCTGTACTATATCTCGTCGCATTTCTCTTCTTGATATTTTCTATCATCGATTTGTTGGGAGGGAAAGAGGAGATCAGCGTGACTCAGAATGTGAGCAATACAGTTTTTGTTTTAGACGTTTCTAATTCGATGAATGCACAGGATATCCAGCCAAGCAGATTGGACGAGGCCAAAAATATCATCATCAATTCGCTTCAGAAAATGAGTAATGATAGGGTAGGGATCATAGTGTTTGCAGGCGATGCGTATTCCGTGATGCCTTTGTCCAGTGATTATTCGGCAGCGGAAACCTACCTTTCCGGAATTGAGACTAGTGTTGTGCAAAACCAGGGAACCGATTTTCTGAAAGCGATGGAAGTGGCAGCTCAAAAATTTAAAAACATCAGCAAAGGTTCAAAGAATGTAGTACTGATCAGTGATGGTGAGGACAACGAAGGTCACGAAGAAGAAGCCATTAATCTGGCCAAAAAACAAGGTATCAAAGTCACAACAATCGGCGTGGGTACAGAAGATGGCGCACCAATTCCAGAATATTATTACGGACAATTGATGGGTTACAAATCTGATATGTATGGTGAAACAGTCGTTTCTAAATTACAGACAAAGGCCTTGAACAATATTGCCTCCTCAACGGGCGGCGCTTATTTTAATGGGAATAATCTTGAGGAAGCCATCAATCATTTGACAACCGAATTACAAAAAAATACAGGTTCTAGTTCTACGACCATTAGTTCTCAATCGTCAGTTCATTACTACCAATATTTTCTGGCAGTATCTGTGCTTTCCTTTTTCTTGATTTATCTATTCAATCCGAAAAAAGATTTTA
- a CDS encoding DUF58 domain-containing protein, producing the protein MQIKDIVKKVKQIEIRTRKKTEASLMGQYHSAFKGQGMTFSEVRQYQFGDDTRRMDWNKTARFREPFVKVMEEERELTMMLVVDVSASMDYGTRTQLKREYVAEICASLGFSAAGNNDKIGLILYADKVLKVVPPQKGRKHVLSIISNILSADYVPAKSNLDIAFNYMMSVFKRKSLVFLFSDFEDEFDQKILNVTARKHQVLGLRVFDEKDMEIPDIGYALFRDAETGQQVWANTSSARWRYDFAEQQKRKMRQTKEEFENSSAHFLDIKTSDDYSKFLYQYFKK; encoded by the coding sequence TTGCAAATAAAAGACATTGTCAAAAAAGTAAAGCAGATAGAAATCCGGACTCGTAAGAAGACGGAAGCATCGCTTATGGGGCAATATCACAGTGCATTCAAAGGTCAGGGAATGACTTTTTCTGAGGTTCGCCAATACCAATTTGGTGATGACACCCGAAGAATGGACTGGAACAAAACCGCACGTTTCCGCGAGCCATTTGTAAAAGTAATGGAAGAGGAACGAGAGCTCACAATGATGCTTGTCGTGGACGTTTCCGCCTCGATGGATTATGGAACGAGAACTCAGTTGAAACGAGAATATGTTGCAGAAATTTGTGCATCGCTGGGATTTTCGGCCGCTGGGAATAATGACAAGATCGGATTGATTCTCTACGCGGACAAAGTTCTGAAAGTAGTTCCACCACAGAAAGGTAGAAAACACGTTTTGTCTATCATTAGCAACATTTTGTCTGCCGATTATGTTCCTGCAAAATCCAATCTGGATATAGCTTTCAATTATATGATGAGCGTTTTCAAAAGAAAATCTTTGGTGTTTCTGTTTTCGGATTTCGAAGATGAATTTGACCAAAAAATCCTGAATGTGACCGCCAGAAAACATCAGGTTTTGGGACTTCGTGTTTTTGACGAAAAAGATATGGAGATTCCAGACATTGGTTATGCACTTTTTCGTGATGCGGAAACTGGTCAGCAAGTTTGGGCAAACACTTCCAGCGCTAGATGGCGATACGATTTTGCCGAACAACAAAAACGAAAAATGCGCCAGACAAAAGAAGAATTCGAGAATTCATCTGCCCATTTTTTAGATATTAAAACATCGGATGATTACAGCAAGTTTTTGTATCAATATTTTAAAAAGTAA
- a CDS encoding DinB family protein, with the protein MNYHFANHRQVRKNLLNILQTTSEKDLLTIPDGFNNNIYWNIAHCVAQQQLLCYYLSGNQFRIDKYWVETYKKGTFANVDVKQSEMEDLAYLLIETSKILMKDYDDDFFSDYTPYSTSFGIDLKNVQDAIIFNNMHESIHYGYILAQKRALIAEGLSL; encoded by the coding sequence ATGAATTATCATTTTGCCAATCATAGACAGGTTCGAAAAAACCTTTTAAATATTCTACAAACGACCTCTGAAAAAGACCTTCTGACAATCCCAGACGGTTTCAACAACAACATCTATTGGAACATCGCGCATTGTGTGGCTCAGCAACAGTTGCTTTGCTATTATCTCAGCGGAAACCAGTTCCGCATCGATAAATATTGGGTGGAAACTTACAAGAAAGGAACGTTCGCAAACGTGGATGTGAAACAATCCGAAATGGAGGATTTGGCTTATCTGCTAATTGAAACTTCAAAAATTTTGATGAAGGATTACGATGATGACTTTTTCTCAGATTACACGCCCTATTCCACCAGTTTTGGGATTGATTTGAAAAATGTGCAAGACGCTATTATCTTTAATAATATGCACGAAAGCATTCATTACGGTTACATTCTTGCGCAGAAAAGAGCTTTGATTGCGGAAGGCTTAAGTTTATAA